The Oreochromis niloticus isolate F11D_XX linkage group LG18, O_niloticus_UMD_NMBU, whole genome shotgun sequence DNA window TTAAACCTCAGGCAGCTTTTCCTGTTTCACTGCTTTAAATGAAACCTTTACTCTGTTTCACAGAATACCGCTCCCATCTCTTAACTGTTCTTGAGTTTGAGAGTTTCGGTTGTACGAGCATCTTTGGCTAGGACAGACAGAAAGTTGCCATGGAAACAGTCCACCTTTCACATGGATTTCTCCTTTTTCCGTGTTTCACATGAATCCGGCTTCTCGCCTGTGTGGGCTCTCACATGGACGCTCAGGTTAGAGCGAGAACTGAAGTTTTTCCCACACTCTTCACCTGTGTGGATTCTGTCCTTCCCACAACTATCACAGTTTACAGGCTTTTTACCCATGTCAGAGTTACACCGACTCTCTGATGTAGGGGAACCTCCTGCTGTCACTTCTGTTCCTAATTTCAGACGTCCTGAGTCTGCACTCCTGCCTCCTTCCAGATGCTGACTCTCAGCTACAGCAGATCTGTGACAGAGGAGCTGCTCCCCGTCTCCTCCTGGTTCACTGTGCTCTCCTTCCTCAGCAGTAGTCACCATAAAGGTATCAGTCTCCTCCTTCAGtcccagctgctctccctcctgactgctgcacagttcctcctgttcctctttaatctgtggagGTTCTGGTTCCTCCTGCTCCACACTGGAGCTCCTCTCCTGGTCAGTGAGGatttcctcctcctcacagACATGCTGCTGTGGGACGTCTGGAGGAACAAAGAGAGAGGAGACAAAGGTCACTTATGTAAGGACAAAAAAAGTACCTGAGCAAAATAACAGATGCAAAAACTCAGAGCAGAGTCAGAGTCCAGCACCAGAGTGAGACTGAGTTCTGACACTCAGCCAGTGTGTGTGACTCAGCTCTCAGTGTTGGGTTAAAGGGTCACTCTTATATATTTACAGTTAAAAACATTATCAGCATTATGAGTTTATAAGCACATTTAAtaacaacacagactgaacaaagtgctgcacaaagtaaaacaaacacaaagagaacaAAACGGAGTCACAGTTAAAAGCTGCTGAGTAAAGATGTGTTTCAGACGGGATTTAAAAATGTGGAGTGTTGGAGAGACGCTAACTGAAGAGGCAGACTGCTCCAAAGTTTAGGCACAGCATCATAAAGTCTCCGTCTCGTCCGTGGTTTAGGCTGCTGCTAGGAACAATCAGAAGCAACtcatcagctgacctgagaatTCTGTTTGGAGTATTTTCAGTTAGAAGATCAGAGAGGGACGAGGAGGCCAATCcatttaaaatcttaaaatcaattctaCATGTACTGGAAGGCAGTGTAAACGAGCCAAGACTGGGAAATATGGTGGTGTTTACGAGTGCCTGTGAGGAGTCG harbors:
- the LOC112841665 gene encoding zinc finger protein 112; the encoded protein is MSAVQRLREFITEEEEDMLESEEDSGDEEPHRADVPQQHVCEEEEILTDQERSSSVEQEEPEPPQIKEEQEELCSSQEGEQLGLKEETDTFMVTTAEEGEHSEPGGDGEQLLCHRSAVAESQHLEGGRSADSGRLKLGTEVTAGGSPTSESRCNSDMGKKPVNCDSCGKDRIHTGEECGKNFSSRSNLSVHVRAHTGEKPDSCETRKKEKSM